A part of Pararhizobium sp. A13 genomic DNA contains:
- a CDS encoding class I SAM-dependent methyltransferase has product MSQFNIAFDGESLITPQAIITELSPAKTDRHDDQLATAKAELALVLAIALQQIEERRDPAQTVKRLIGALHETRNKFEPSVWQALIPIVQSHPSAKIFQQDPFTRWSFEKPRGYSGDASLIDFIYGHPAVAHEVAKSTPLGLGIYEYTRNAPGPVAVRERRDILTRYVDEIAAEKGPETEILTVAAGHLREADSSVALQEGRIRRWVALDQDPLSIGSITRDFQGTCIEAIDGSVRGLLSKKHQLGKFDFIYAAGLYDYLADKVAIKLTQACMDMLKPGGVFLFANFADDMADDGYMESYMNWALLLRSEADMWNVINSSVERNSVDASVWFGANRNIVYGTIRRL; this is encoded by the coding sequence GTGTCCCAATTTAACATTGCCTTCGACGGCGAAAGCCTGATTACCCCCCAAGCCATCATCACCGAACTTTCCCCCGCCAAAACCGACCGACACGATGATCAGCTCGCAACAGCGAAAGCTGAACTCGCGCTCGTGCTGGCGATTGCCCTGCAGCAGATCGAAGAACGCCGCGATCCGGCGCAGACCGTAAAGCGGCTTATCGGGGCGCTTCATGAGACGCGCAACAAGTTCGAACCAAGCGTCTGGCAGGCGCTGATCCCGATCGTGCAGAGCCATCCGTCGGCGAAGATCTTTCAGCAGGATCCGTTCACGCGCTGGTCTTTCGAGAAGCCGCGCGGTTATTCCGGTGACGCGAGCTTGATCGACTTCATCTATGGCCACCCGGCCGTTGCGCACGAAGTCGCAAAATCCACGCCGCTTGGGCTCGGGATTTATGAATATACCAGGAACGCGCCCGGCCCCGTCGCGGTCAGGGAGCGGCGTGACATTCTGACCCGCTACGTTGACGAGATCGCCGCGGAAAAAGGCCCCGAAACCGAGATACTCACGGTCGCCGCCGGCCATCTGCGGGAGGCCGACAGCTCGGTCGCGCTCCAGGAAGGGCGGATCAGGCGGTGGGTCGCTCTCGATCAGGATCCTCTCAGCATCGGATCGATCACACGGGATTTCCAGGGCACCTGCATCGAGGCGATCGATGGTTCGGTCCGCGGGCTGCTCAGCAAGAAGCATCAGCTTGGCAAGTTCGATTTCATCTATGCCGCTGGCCTCTATGACTATCTCGCCGACAAAGTCGCGATCAAGCTGACGCAGGCCTGCATGGATATGCTGAAGCCGGGCGGCGTCTTCCTCTTCGCCAATTTCGCCGACGACATGGCCGACGATGGCTATATGGAGTCCTACATGAACTGGGCGCTGCTGCTGCGCTCGGAGGCGGACATGTGGAATGTCATCAATTCGAGCGTCGAGCGCAACAGCGTTGACGCGAGTGTCTGGTTCGGCGCGAACCGGAACATCGTCTACGGCACGATCAGGCGTTTGTGA
- a CDS encoding aldo/keto reductase, with translation MRYKTLGRTGIRISEICLGTMTWGSQNTEAEAHEQLGYAVDEGINFIDTAELYPVTPLSAETQGRTEAYIGTWLKARGKRDDVVVATKVAGPGRPYIRGGSPMSPATMRIALDESLKRLQTDYVDLYQLHWPNRGHYHFRNAWTYNPSKQDRSTVPGELLAILETLGEFVQAGKVRAVGLSNDTAWGAMTMLSLAEKHGLPRIASIQNEYNFLYRAFDLDLAEVSHHEDIGLLAYSPLAAGLMTGKYLNGACPAGSRLSINGDLGGRYTEYQGPAVAAYAELARAHSLDLAQMQLAFSLTRPFMTSVIIGATSMAQLKTDIGAKDVKLSAAVMEGIGHLHRQFPAPI, from the coding sequence ATGCGCTACAAGACACTCGGCCGCACCGGCATCCGCATTTCCGAAATCTGCCTTGGCACCATGACCTGGGGCTCGCAAAACACCGAGGCCGAGGCCCACGAGCAACTCGGCTACGCGGTTGACGAAGGCATCAACTTCATCGATACGGCCGAGCTCTATCCTGTGACGCCGCTTTCGGCCGAAACGCAAGGGCGCACGGAAGCCTATATCGGCACGTGGCTGAAGGCGCGCGGAAAACGCGATGACGTCGTCGTCGCCACCAAGGTCGCCGGTCCCGGACGCCCCTATATCCGCGGCGGCAGCCCGATGAGCCCCGCCACCATGCGGATCGCGCTCGATGAAAGCCTGAAACGGCTCCAGACGGATTATGTCGATCTCTATCAACTGCATTGGCCGAACCGCGGCCACTACCACTTCCGCAACGCCTGGACCTACAATCCGTCGAAGCAGGACAGGTCGACTGTGCCGGGTGAACTTCTGGCGATCCTCGAAACGCTCGGAGAATTCGTGCAGGCAGGCAAGGTCCGCGCCGTCGGCCTGTCGAACGACACCGCCTGGGGCGCGATGACGATGCTGTCGCTTGCCGAGAAACACGGCCTGCCGCGCATCGCCTCCATACAGAACGAGTACAACTTCCTGTACCGCGCCTTCGATCTCGACCTCGCCGAAGTCAGCCATCACGAGGATATCGGCCTGCTCGCCTATTCGCCGCTCGCAGCCGGCCTGATGACCGGCAAATATCTCAACGGCGCGTGCCCTGCAGGTTCCCGCCTCTCCATCAACGGCGACCTTGGCGGCCGCTACACCGAATACCAGGGACCCGCCGTCGCCGCCTATGCCGAACTCGCCCGCGCCCACAGCCTCGATCTCGCCCAGATGCAACTCGCCTTCAGCCTCACCCGCCCCTTCATGACCTCGGTCATTATCGGCGCGACGAGCATGGCGCAGTTGAAGACGGATATCGGCGCCAAGGATGTAAAGCTGTCGGCGGCGGTGATGGAAGGGATCGGGCATCTGCATCGGCAGTTCCCGGCGCCGATCTGA
- a CDS encoding GGDEF and EAL domain-containing protein, producing MKHTLADVVEIDLHTEPPRPASAELRALYREEGQSTRRQATRQGLWIAVAAYLLFSITDILLVPDVALYAIAARFAVGIVAIAALEIQVRLNASANAIDATSACAVILAYAGWLCTAMMTSDIQSISYYMVFGAIFMMSVNLFFSFHFRLSVVASVVILLIFLAALLSFPPMDPTYKLAFGTFCASCFVFTSYVNWKLNRERYKVFLNALEAKVQHNEASERGKALLRLSNTDPLTGLANRRAIDQRLRYYWDDWQKSGRNFAAILIDVDFFKRYNDCYGHQEGDRCLILVANALEASISPYGGSIGRYGGEEFIVLARLDTGERVADLAEAIRRTVEDLALAHGQRRDGTSIVTVSVGASFTRNQTGTKLEKIIHEADRALYAAKASGRNCVRLFDPNDPQSSDESENVAALLKIAIDQKLVSLVYQPIRNAVSGRIEAVEALMRLRMLDGTAVTPSLFIPVAERTGAILELGRWAIRTVCRELLMDDHVPVVSVNVSPIQLKAPGFAASVAAILGETGVAGGRLALEITEGLEMEMHSDILRCISDLKTLGIKIWLDDFGTGFAGLSWLRLIDFDTVKIDRSFLHDCGTPRGKAMLQDIIGLVRNRGHNILVEGVETDDQLRLMQEFRIDQVQGYHVGRPAPAENFTAPPPADPRRARLVSPLRG from the coding sequence ATGAAGCACACGTTGGCCGACGTAGTTGAAATCGATCTCCATACCGAGCCGCCGAGACCGGCCTCGGCGGAGCTTCGTGCGCTCTATCGGGAGGAAGGCCAAAGCACGCGCAGGCAGGCCACCAGACAAGGACTCTGGATCGCCGTCGCCGCCTATCTTCTGTTTTCGATCACCGACATTTTGCTCGTTCCGGACGTCGCGCTCTACGCGATCGCCGCCCGCTTCGCCGTCGGCATCGTCGCAATCGCCGCGCTCGAAATACAGGTCCGCTTGAATGCCAGCGCGAACGCGATCGATGCCACCAGTGCGTGCGCGGTTATCCTTGCCTATGCCGGTTGGCTATGCACGGCCATGATGACATCGGATATTCAGAGCATATCCTACTACATGGTCTTCGGTGCCATCTTCATGATGAGCGTCAACCTGTTCTTCAGCTTCCACTTTCGCCTTTCAGTCGTTGCATCGGTCGTCATTCTCCTCATTTTCCTGGCCGCTCTGCTGTCCTTCCCACCGATGGACCCCACCTACAAGCTGGCATTCGGGACCTTTTGCGCCTCCTGCTTCGTCTTCACGTCCTATGTGAACTGGAAGCTCAACAGGGAACGCTACAAGGTCTTCCTCAACGCCCTGGAGGCGAAGGTTCAGCACAACGAGGCATCCGAACGGGGAAAAGCTCTGCTGAGGCTGTCGAACACCGATCCCTTGACGGGTCTTGCAAATCGCCGGGCAATCGACCAGAGGCTGCGTTACTACTGGGACGACTGGCAAAAATCCGGCCGGAACTTTGCAGCAATCCTGATCGACGTCGATTTCTTCAAGAGATACAACGACTGCTACGGCCATCAGGAGGGCGATCGCTGCCTCATCCTCGTCGCCAATGCACTCGAGGCCTCGATCAGTCCCTACGGCGGCTCGATCGGACGCTATGGCGGCGAAGAGTTCATCGTTCTCGCTCGCCTGGACACCGGCGAGCGGGTGGCGGATCTTGCAGAAGCCATTCGTCGCACGGTCGAGGACCTGGCTCTGGCGCATGGGCAGCGGCGGGATGGGACCTCGATCGTCACCGTCAGCGTTGGCGCCTCGTTTACCAGGAATCAAACGGGTACGAAGCTCGAGAAGATCATCCACGAGGCGGACCGCGCGCTTTATGCAGCCAAGGCAAGCGGTCGCAATTGCGTCCGCCTGTTCGATCCGAACGATCCCCAGAGCAGCGATGAGAGCGAGAACGTCGCGGCTTTGCTGAAGATCGCGATCGACCAGAAACTCGTTTCCCTCGTCTATCAGCCGATAAGAAACGCCGTGTCGGGCCGGATCGAAGCCGTCGAGGCGCTGATGCGCCTGAGAATGCTGGATGGCACCGCGGTGACGCCGAGCCTTTTCATTCCCGTCGCGGAACGAACCGGCGCCATCCTGGAGCTGGGGCGCTGGGCCATACGGACGGTGTGCCGCGAACTCCTGATGGACGACCACGTGCCGGTCGTCAGCGTCAACGTCTCGCCAATTCAGCTCAAGGCCCCCGGCTTTGCGGCCTCCGTCGCTGCGATCCTCGGAGAGACAGGCGTCGCCGGCGGCCGGCTAGCGCTGGAGATCACCGAAGGTCTCGAGATGGAGATGCATTCGGACATTCTCCGCTGCATCAGCGACCTGAAGACGCTGGGCATCAAGATCTGGCTCGATGATTTTGGAACCGGCTTTGCCGGTCTTTCGTGGCTTCGCCTGATCGATTTCGACACGGTGAAGATCGACCGCTCGTTCCTGCACGATTGCGGCACCCCGCGCGGCAAGGCCATGCTCCAGGATATCATCGGCCTCGTGCGAAATCGCGGCCACAATATCCTCGTCGAAGGCGTGGAAACCGATGACCAGCTCAGGCTCATGCAGGAATTCCGCATAGACCAGGTGCAAGGCTACCACGTCGGCCGCCCGGCACCCGCGGAAAATTTCACGGCGCCCCCACCCGCCGATCCGCGCCGGGCGCGACTGGTCAGTCCACTGCGGGGATGA